Proteins from a genomic interval of Pseudomonas silesiensis:
- a CDS encoding response regulator: protein MSKVSVLVVDDASFIRDLVKKCLRNYFPGIRIEEAVNGRKAQSLLSREAFDLVLCDWEMPEMSGLELLTWCREQDTLKTLPFVMVTSRGDKENVVQAIQAGVSGYVSKPFTNEQLVTKVKQALNKVGKLDTLMNSVPAKMNTGFGNDSLNVLTGGLAAPSAVAAARVAPTAASRGLLNSPPVKAPASSGAGSSRGQGQLRLPNGIAQCVIKALSLREALLVVKRTDTLPQILDSAVLDLEQGDNAETARLNGYLHAIVAHEQKPDSEWLQLTFRFVDQDAQKLDYISRLIARGTVHKQFIPGA, encoded by the coding sequence ATGAGTAAGGTCAGTGTGTTGGTGGTGGACGACGCGTCGTTCATTCGTGACCTGGTGAAGAAGTGCCTGCGCAACTACTTCCCGGGCATCCGCATCGAAGAAGCGGTCAACGGCAGGAAAGCTCAGTCCTTGCTGTCACGGGAGGCGTTCGACCTCGTGTTGTGCGACTGGGAAATGCCGGAAATGTCTGGCCTGGAACTGCTGACCTGGTGCCGCGAGCAGGACACCCTCAAGACCCTGCCATTCGTGATGGTGACCAGCCGTGGCGACAAGGAGAACGTCGTCCAGGCGATCCAGGCCGGCGTTTCCGGTTACGTCAGCAAACCCTTCACCAACGAGCAGTTGGTGACCAAGGTCAAGCAGGCTCTGAACAAGGTCGGCAAGCTCGATACCCTGATGAACAGCGTGCCGGCCAAAATGAACACGGGCTTCGGTAATGATTCCCTGAATGTATTGACGGGCGGCCTGGCCGCGCCATCTGCCGTCGCAGCGGCGCGGGTTGCGCCGACCGCAGCGTCTCGCGGCTTGCTCAACAGCCCGCCGGTCAAGGCGCCAGCGTCTTCGGGAGCCGGCAGCAGTCGCGGCCAGGGCCAACTGCGTTTACCCAATGGCATTGCGCAGTGTGTGATCAAGGCCTTGAGCCTCAGGGAAGCATTGCTGGTGGTCAAGCGTACCGACACCCTGCCGCAGATTCTCGACAGTGCCGTGCTCGATCTGGAACAGGGCGACAACGCCGAGACGGCCCGCCTTAACGGCTACCTGCACGCCATCGTCGCCCATGAGCAGAAGCCCGACAGTGAATGGTTGCAACTGACGTTTCGCTTTGTCGATCAGGATGCGCAGAAGCTGGATTACATCTCGCGGTTGATTGCGCGTGGGACGGTGCATAAGCAGTTCATACCAGGCGCGTAA
- a CDS encoding peptidoglycan DD-metalloendopeptidase family protein: MLARLLFFCGLFLASTSVVAMTIYKSKDANGVVSYSDRPTKGAQVFVFRDRMVEHLERQVYLDIKKQKGMDSVYVRNDLYAPVEIELSFAGLKNVSGAPSRPIRRVMPARSSIRLALLTATQAGRPLAYTPRFQYSLGDPSDAAMAYRYPLPWRGGPFRLSQGANGQYSHFGAKSRYAMDIAMPEGTPIIAARGGVVVKTENNQTGRGTDPSGNFVRVLHDDGTMGVYLHLKQGSVSVREGQRVGVGSGLALSGNTGNSSGPHLHFVVQRNTGMGLVSIPYQFNQPVGALPNFALGKQ; encoded by the coding sequence ATGCTCGCGCGCCTGCTGTTTTTCTGTGGTCTTTTCCTGGCCTCCACCTCGGTTGTGGCCATGACAATCTACAAGTCCAAAGACGCCAATGGCGTGGTCTCCTACAGCGACCGTCCCACGAAGGGCGCCCAGGTGTTCGTGTTTCGCGATCGCATGGTCGAGCACCTCGAGCGCCAGGTGTACCTCGATATCAAGAAGCAGAAGGGCATGGACAGCGTTTACGTGCGCAATGACCTGTATGCCCCGGTCGAGATCGAGCTGAGCTTCGCCGGGTTGAAGAACGTCAGCGGCGCACCGAGCCGGCCGATCCGCCGGGTAATGCCGGCGCGCAGCAGCATTCGCCTGGCGCTGCTTACGGCCACTCAGGCCGGGAGGCCTCTGGCGTATACCCCAAGGTTCCAGTATTCCCTGGGCGACCCCTCAGACGCCGCCATGGCCTATCGTTATCCGTTGCCCTGGCGTGGCGGGCCGTTTCGCTTGAGTCAGGGGGCCAATGGTCAGTACAGCCACTTCGGTGCCAAGAGCCGCTACGCCATGGACATTGCCATGCCTGAGGGCACGCCGATCATCGCGGCCCGGGGCGGGGTGGTGGTGAAAACCGAGAACAACCAGACCGGGCGGGGCACCGATCCATCGGGCAATTTCGTGCGGGTGCTGCACGACGACGGGACCATGGGCGTGTACCTGCACCTCAAGCAAGGCTCGGTGAGCGTTCGCGAGGGGCAGCGGGTCGGGGTGGGGAGTGGGTTGGCGCTGTCGGGCAACACCGGCAACAGCAGCGGGCCGCATTTGCATTTTGTGGTGCAACGCAATACCGGGATGGGGCTGGTGTCGATTCCGTACCAGTTCAATCAGCCGGTGGGGGCGTTGCCCAACTTTGCGTTGGGCAAGCAATAA
- a CDS encoding phosphate ABC transporter substrate-binding protein PstS: MKLKRLMAAMTFVAAGVATANAVAAVDPAIPSYTKTTGVSGNLSSVGSDTLANLMTLWAENYKKEYPNVNIQIQAAGSSTAPPALTEGTANLGPMSRKMKDNELQAFETKYGYKPTAIPVAVDALAVFVHKDNPIQHMTMEQVDAIFSSTRLCGAKTDVKTWGDLGVTGDLANKPVQLFGRNSVSGTYGYFKEEALCKGDFKPNVNEQPGSASVVQSISSSLNGVGYSGIGYKTASVKTVALAKKGSTEFIEDTEENALNGKYPLSRFLYVYVNKAPNKPLAPLEAEFVKLILSKQGQEVVVKDGYIPLPAKVAAKALADLGLQEGSNVAKK, translated from the coding sequence ATGAAACTGAAGCGTTTGATGGCGGCAATGACTTTTGTCGCTGCTGGCGTTGCGACTGCCAACGCGGTTGCCGCTGTTGACCCTGCGATCCCGAGCTACACCAAGACCACTGGTGTGTCGGGCAACCTGTCCAGCGTCGGCTCCGATACCCTGGCCAACCTCATGACCCTATGGGCTGAGAACTACAAAAAAGAATACCCGAACGTCAACATCCAGATTCAGGCCGCCGGTTCGTCTACCGCACCCCCTGCGCTGACTGAAGGCACCGCTAACCTGGGCCCGATGAGCCGCAAGATGAAGGACAACGAGCTGCAGGCCTTCGAAACCAAATACGGCTACAAGCCAACCGCGATTCCGGTTGCCGTGGACGCCTTGGCGGTGTTCGTGCACAAGGACAACCCGATCCAGCACATGACCATGGAGCAGGTCGACGCGATTTTCTCCTCGACACGTCTGTGCGGCGCTAAAACCGACGTGAAAACCTGGGGCGATCTGGGTGTGACGGGCGACCTCGCCAACAAGCCGGTGCAACTGTTCGGTCGTAACTCGGTATCGGGCACTTACGGCTACTTCAAGGAAGAAGCCCTGTGCAAAGGCGACTTCAAGCCAAACGTCAACGAACAGCCTGGCTCGGCTTCGGTTGTGCAGTCGATCAGTTCTTCGCTGAACGGTGTCGGCTACTCGGGCATCGGCTACAAGACGGCCAGCGTGAAGACAGTGGCCCTGGCCAAAAAAGGCAGCACAGAGTTCATTGAAGACACTGAAGAGAACGCCCTGAACGGCAAGTACCCGCTGTCGCGCTTCCTCTACGTCTACGTCAACAAAGCCCCGAACAAGCCTCTGGCTCCGCTGGAAGCCGAGTTCGTGAAGCTGATCCTGTCCAAACAGGGCCAGGAAGTTGTAGTGAAAGACGGCTACATCCCGCTGCCGGCCAAGGTTGCTGCAAAAGCACTGGCTGACCTGGGTCTGCAGGAAGGTAGCAACGTAGCAAAAAAGTAA
- the pstB gene encoding phosphate ABC transporter ATP-binding protein PstB, which yields MQHEAHTHGINMSALGRDKQSLSLEQETVAIEVPGLSLFYGDKQALYDVSMNIPKQRVTAFIGPSGCGKSTLLRTFNRMNDLVDGCRVEGAINLYGNNIYRKGEDVAELRRRVGMVFQKPNPFPKTIYENVVYGLRIQGINKKRVLDEAVEWALKGAALWDEVKDRLHESALGLSGGQQQRLVIARTIAVEPEVLLLDEPCSALDPISTLKVEELIYELKSKFTIVIVTHNMQQAARVSDYTAFMYMGKLVEFGDTDTLFTNPAKKQTEDYITGRYG from the coding sequence ATGCAGCACGAAGCACATACCCACGGCATCAACATGTCTGCCCTGGGCCGCGACAAGCAGAGCCTGAGCCTCGAGCAGGAAACCGTAGCCATCGAAGTGCCGGGCCTGAGCCTGTTCTACGGCGATAAACAAGCGCTATACGACGTCAGCATGAACATTCCGAAACAGCGCGTGACCGCCTTCATCGGCCCGTCCGGCTGTGGCAAGTCCACGCTGCTGCGCACCTTCAACCGCATGAACGACCTGGTCGACGGCTGCCGGGTGGAAGGCGCCATCAACCTGTACGGCAACAACATCTACCGCAAGGGCGAAGACGTGGCCGAGCTGCGTCGTCGCGTCGGCATGGTGTTCCAGAAGCCGAACCCGTTCCCGAAGACCATCTATGAAAACGTGGTGTACGGCCTGCGCATCCAGGGCATCAACAAGAAACGCGTGCTCGACGAAGCCGTTGAATGGGCGTTGAAAGGCGCTGCGCTTTGGGACGAGGTCAAAGACCGCCTGCACGAATCGGCGCTGGGCCTGTCCGGTGGTCAGCAGCAACGTCTGGTGATCGCGCGCACCATCGCCGTAGAACCGGAAGTGCTGCTGCTCGACGAACCGTGCTCGGCACTCGACCCGATCTCCACATTGAAAGTCGAAGAGCTGATCTACGAACTGAAATCGAAGTTCACCATTGTCATCGTGACCCACAACATGCAGCAAGCCGCGCGGGTTTCCGACTACACAGCGTTCATGTACATGGGCAAACTGGTGGAATTCGGTGACACCGACACCCTGTTCACCAATCCGGCGAAGAAGCAGACCGAAGATTACATCACCGGTCGTTACGGCTAG
- the phoU gene encoding phosphate signaling complex protein PhoU, with the protein MISKEGLTHHISAQFNAELEEVRSHLLAMGGLVEKQVNDAVTALIEADSGLAQQVREIDDQINQMERNIDEECLRILARRQPAASDLRLIISISKSVIDLERIGDEATKIARRAIQLCEEGEAPRGYVEVRHIGDQVRNMVRDALDAFARFDADLALSVAQYDKIIDREYKTALRELATYMMEDPRSISRVLSIIWVLRSLERIGDHARNISELVIYLVRGTDVRHLGLKRMKEEVEGTSGETANVPGKADDK; encoded by the coding sequence ATGATTAGTAAAGAAGGCCTTACCCATCACATCTCTGCGCAGTTCAACGCTGAGCTGGAGGAAGTGCGCAGCCATCTCCTGGCCATGGGCGGGCTGGTGGAAAAGCAGGTTAATGACGCGGTCACCGCGCTGATCGAGGCCGACTCCGGCCTGGCCCAGCAAGTTCGCGAGATCGACGACCAGATCAACCAGATGGAACGCAACATCGATGAAGAATGCCTGCGCATCCTGGCCCGTCGTCAGCCGGCGGCGTCCGACTTGCGCCTGATCATCAGCATCTCCAAGTCGGTGATCGACCTCGAACGCATCGGTGACGAAGCGACCAAGATCGCCCGTCGCGCCATTCAATTGTGCGAAGAAGGCGAAGCACCCCGCGGTTACGTCGAAGTGCGCCACATCGGTGACCAGGTGCGCAACATGGTTCGCGACGCACTGGACGCCTTTGCCCGTTTCGACGCCGACCTGGCGTTGTCGGTGGCGCAGTACGACAAAATCATCGACCGCGAATACAAGACGGCATTGCGCGAGCTGGCCACCTACATGATGGAAGACCCGCGCTCTATCTCGCGGGTCTTGAGCATTATCTGGGTGCTGCGTTCGCTGGAACGGATCGGCGACCATGCGCGCAACATCTCGGAACTGGTGATTTACCTGGTGCGCGGCACCGACGTGCGTCACCTTGGCCTCAAGCGCATGAAAGAAGAAGTTGAAGGTACCAGTGGCGAAACCGCTAATGTTCCGGGCAAAGCTGACGATAAGTAA
- the pstA gene encoding phosphate ABC transporter permease PstA, with translation MKQNSLNGWFKSGAPGVWISGGAVSIAVIMTIGLLAVIAVRGLGHFWPADLIHASYDVPGQANHLVVGEVVQKEQVPRERLKSAGLPVPDQGPEFMTRELIKVGNRDLNGTDFTWIVGEWLTNQKTPPELMAVERREWGNFYGYLVNVKQDGKVIAEGEAAWPELQARVARVNELAAQLKTLEKSDIGAINAGLERIRLHGRKLELAGKLDATAQADLESERAELNARYQDIEARLADLHAQFNRDSLTARDANGKEIVIDIGKVVHAYQPNAMGTFTKIGFYFSKVWEFLSDDPREANTEGGIFPAIFGTVMMTLIMAMIVTPFGVLAAVYLREYAKQNALTRIIRIAVNNLAGVPAIVYGVFGLGFFVYVLGGSVDRLFFPEALPAPTFGTPGLLWASLTLALLAVPVVIVATEEGLARIPRTVREGSLALGATKAETLWKIVLPMASPAMMTGMILAVARAAGEVAPLMLVGVVKLAPSLPLDGNYPYLHLDQKIMHLGFHIYDVGFQSPNVEAARPLVYATALLLVLVIATLNLSAVYIRNHLREKYKALDS, from the coding sequence GTGAAACAGAACTCCCTGAATGGATGGTTCAAGAGCGGCGCCCCTGGCGTCTGGATCAGCGGTGGCGCGGTGTCCATCGCGGTCATCATGACCATTGGCCTGCTCGCGGTGATTGCCGTGCGCGGCCTGGGTCACTTTTGGCCGGCGGACCTGATCCACGCCAGCTACGACGTACCGGGCCAGGCCAATCACCTGGTCGTCGGCGAAGTGGTGCAGAAAGAACAAGTGCCCCGCGAGCGCCTGAAAAGCGCTGGCCTGCCGGTGCCCGATCAGGGCCCGGAGTTCATGACCCGCGAGCTGATCAAGGTCGGCAACCGTGACCTCAATGGCACCGACTTCACCTGGATCGTCGGCGAGTGGCTGACCAACCAGAAAACGCCGCCGGAGCTGATGGCCGTTGAGCGTCGCGAGTGGGGCAACTTCTACGGCTACCTGGTCAACGTCAAACAGGACGGCAAGGTCATCGCCGAAGGCGAAGCCGCGTGGCCGGAGTTGCAGGCCCGTGTCGCTCGCGTCAACGAGCTCGCGGCACAACTCAAGACCCTGGAGAAGTCCGACATCGGCGCGATCAACGCCGGCCTCGAACGCATCCGCCTGCACGGCCGCAAACTGGAACTGGCCGGTAAACTCGACGCCACCGCACAAGCGGACTTGGAGTCCGAGCGCGCCGAGCTGAACGCGCGTTATCAGGACATCGAAGCGCGTCTTGCCGACCTGCACGCCCAGTTCAACCGCGACAGCCTGACGGCCCGCGATGCCAACGGCAAAGAAATCGTCATCGATATCGGCAAGGTGGTGCATGCCTACCAGCCAAACGCCATGGGCACCTTCACCAAGATTGGCTTCTACTTCAGCAAGGTCTGGGAATTCCTCAGCGACGACCCGCGTGAAGCGAACACCGAAGGCGGGATCTTCCCGGCGATTTTCGGCACCGTGATGATGACCCTGATCATGGCGATGATCGTGACGCCGTTCGGCGTGCTGGCGGCGGTCTACTTGCGTGAATATGCCAAGCAGAACGCCTTGACCCGGATTATCCGCATCGCGGTGAACAACCTGGCGGGTGTTCCAGCCATTGTTTACGGCGTGTTCGGCCTGGGCTTCTTCGTCTATGTGCTGGGCGGCTCGGTCGACCGGCTGTTCTTCCCTGAAGCATTGCCGGCCCCGACCTTCGGCACGCCGGGTCTGCTCTGGGCGTCCCTGACCCTGGCGCTGCTGGCGGTGCCCGTGGTGATCGTGGCCACCGAAGAAGGCCTGGCGCGGATACCCCGCACCGTGCGTGAAGGTTCGTTGGCCCTCGGCGCGACCAAGGCTGAAACCTTGTGGAAGATCGTGCTGCCGATGGCCAGCCCGGCGATGATGACCGGCATGATCCTCGCCGTGGCGCGCGCCGCCGGTGAAGTGGCGCCGTTGATGCTGGTGGGCGTGGTGAAACTGGCACCGTCGCTGCCGCTGGACGGCAACTACCCGTACCTGCACCTTGACCAGAAGATCATGCACCTGGGCTTCCATATCTATGACGTCGGCTTCCAGAGCCCGAACGTCGAAGCCGCACGGCCGCTGGTGTACGCCACAGCGCTGTTGCTGGTGCTGGTGATCGCGACATTGAACCTGTCGGCCGTCTACATCCGTAACCACCTGCGCGAGAAATACAAAGCGCTGGACAGTTGA
- a CDS encoding hemolysin family protein yields MDPSPGLTLATLFADFGMILFALILVLLNGFFVAAEFAMVKLRSTRVEAIAEKNGWRGHILRTVHSQLDAYLSACQLGITLASLGLGWVGEPAFAHILEPVLSAVGVESAEVVKGVSFFTAFFIISYLHIVVGELAPKSWAIRKPELLSLWTAVPLYLFYWAMYPAIYLLNASANTILRIAGQGEPGPHHEHHYSREELKLILHSSRGQDPSDQGMRVLASAVEMGELEVVDWANSREDLVTLEFNAPLKEILAMFRRHKFSRYPVYDSDRQEFVGLLHIKDLLLELAALDHIPESFNLAELTRPLERVSRHLPLSQLLEQFRKGGSHFALVEEADGNIIGYLTMEDVLEVLVGDIQDEHRKAERGILAYQPGKLLVRGDTPLFKVERLLGIDLDHIEAETLAGLVYETLKRVPEEEEVLEVEGLRIIIKKMKGPKIVLAKVLMLD; encoded by the coding sequence ATGGACCCATCCCCTGGCTTGACCCTCGCGACACTCTTCGCCGATTTCGGCATGATTCTTTTTGCTCTGATCCTGGTTTTGCTCAACGGCTTTTTCGTTGCGGCGGAATTCGCCATGGTCAAACTGCGCTCGACCCGGGTCGAGGCCATCGCTGAAAAGAACGGCTGGCGCGGACACATCCTGCGCACCGTGCACAGTCAGCTCGATGCTTACCTCTCGGCTTGCCAACTGGGTATCACCCTCGCCTCCCTGGGCCTTGGCTGGGTCGGCGAGCCCGCGTTCGCCCACATTCTCGAGCCGGTACTGAGCGCTGTTGGCGTGGAGTCTGCGGAAGTGGTCAAGGGCGTCTCGTTCTTCACCGCGTTCTTCATCATTTCGTACCTGCACATCGTGGTCGGCGAACTGGCGCCGAAATCCTGGGCCATCCGCAAACCCGAACTGCTGTCGCTGTGGACCGCCGTGCCGCTGTACCTGTTCTACTGGGCCATGTACCCGGCGATTTACTTGCTCAACGCCAGCGCCAACACGATCCTGCGGATCGCCGGCCAGGGCGAGCCTGGCCCGCACCATGAGCACCATTACAGCCGCGAAGAACTGAAGCTGATCCTGCACTCCAGCCGTGGCCAGGACCCGAGCGACCAAGGCATGCGCGTCCTGGCGTCGGCAGTGGAAATGGGCGAGCTGGAAGTGGTCGACTGGGCCAACTCCCGGGAAGACCTGGTGACACTGGAGTTCAACGCGCCGCTCAAGGAAATCCTGGCGATGTTCCGTCGCCATAAGTTCAGCCGTTACCCGGTGTACGACAGCGATCGCCAGGAATTCGTCGGCCTGCTGCACATCAAGGATCTGTTGCTGGAACTGGCGGCCCTGGACCACATTCCCGAGTCGTTCAACCTCGCCGAACTCACGCGCCCACTGGAGCGTGTGTCGCGCCACCTGCCGTTGTCGCAGTTGCTGGAACAGTTCCGCAAGGGTGGCTCGCACTTCGCCTTGGTCGAAGAAGCGGATGGCAACATCATCGGCTACCTGACCATGGAAGACGTGCTGGAAGTGCTGGTGGGCGATATTCAGGACGAACATCGCAAGGCGGAGCGCGGGATCCTCGCGTACCAGCCGGGCAAGCTGCTGGTGCGGGGCGATACGCCGCTGTTCAAGGTCGAGCGCCTGCTGGGCATTGACCTGGACCACATCGAAGCCGAAACCCTTGCCGGGTTGGTCTACGAAACCCTGAAACGGGTACCGGAAGAGGAAGAAGTGCTGGAAGTCGAAGGTTTGCGGATCATCATCAAGAAGATGAAAGGGCCGAAGATTGTGTTGGCCAAGGTGTTGATGCTGGATTGA
- a CDS encoding ABC transporter permease subunit has protein sequence MNDLANSPMTTNPPKRIDFNTPELQRKRRIRALKDRLTRWYVLIGGLAVLGAITLIFFFLGYVVLPLFQGADLTAKDSITPAWMQDAGKPLMISLEEQNQVALRVSDKGQALFFDIDNGAELRRVDLPVPAGASVTSIGEDQPGHPLVAVGFSNGQALVFRHTYKVTYPDGKKTISPAIEYPYGETPITLNEAGGALEHVSLNATDTTLMLVGSTGAQLNVLSLTSEENMMTGEITNEQKRIDLPQMTEPVKNIFVDPRQQWLYVINGRAQADVFSLRDKSLNGRYKLLENGDAEITASTQLVGGISLILGDSKGGLAQWFMARDPDGESRLKQIRTFQMGTTPIVEITAEERRKGFIALDASGKLGVFHSTAHRTLLVDQVVEGQGIFGLSPRANRVIVEAGGKIQPLLLDNPHPEVSWSALWSKVWYENYDEPKYVWQSTAANTDFEPKLSLAPLTFGTLKAAFYAMLLAAPLAVAAAIYTAYFMAPGMRRKVKPVIELMEAMPTVILGFFAGLFLAPYVEGHLPGIFSLLMLLPICILVAGFVFSRLPESIRLRVPDGWESAILIPVILFVGWLSLYMSPYMETWFFGGDMRMWISHDLGITYDQRNALVVGLAMGFAVIPNIYSIAEDAVFSVPRGLTLGSLALGATPWQTMTRVVILTASPGIFSALMIGMGRAVGETMIVLMATGNTPVMEMNLFEGLRTLAANVAVEMPESEVGGSHYRVLFLSALVLLLFTFVMNTLAELIRQRLRKKYSSL, from the coding sequence ATGAATGATCTGGCCAATTCCCCCATGACTACAAATCCCCCCAAGCGAATTGACTTCAATACGCCTGAGCTGCAACGCAAGCGCCGTATTCGTGCGCTCAAAGATCGCCTGACCCGCTGGTACGTCCTTATTGGCGGCCTCGCTGTCCTGGGCGCGATCACACTGATCTTCTTCTTCCTCGGCTACGTCGTCCTGCCCCTGTTCCAGGGCGCCGACCTGACCGCCAAAGACAGCATCACGCCTGCCTGGATGCAAGACGCCGGCAAGCCATTGATGATCTCCCTGGAAGAGCAGAACCAGGTCGCCTTGCGGGTTTCCGACAAGGGGCAGGCACTGTTTTTCGACATCGACAATGGCGCCGAACTCAGGCGCGTCGACCTGCCGGTTCCGGCGGGTGCCAGCGTCACCTCGATCGGTGAAGACCAGCCAGGTCATCCGCTGGTAGCCGTGGGCTTTTCCAACGGCCAGGCCCTGGTGTTCCGTCATACCTATAAAGTCACTTACCCGGACGGCAAGAAGACCATCTCGCCGGCCATCGAGTACCCGTATGGCGAAACCCCGATAACGTTGAACGAGGCGGGCGGTGCGCTGGAGCACGTCAGCCTCAACGCCACCGATACGACCCTGATGCTGGTCGGTTCCACCGGTGCGCAACTCAATGTGTTGTCGCTGACCAGCGAAGAAAACATGATGACCGGGGAAATCACCAACGAGCAGAAGCGCATTGATCTGCCGCAGATGACCGAGCCGGTGAAGAACATTTTCGTCGACCCGCGCCAGCAGTGGCTGTACGTGATTAACGGTCGTGCCCAGGCCGATGTGTTCAGCCTGCGGGACAAGAGCCTCAACGGTCGCTACAAGTTGCTCGAAAACGGCGACGCCGAGATTACTGCCAGCACCCAGTTGGTAGGCGGTATCTCGCTGATCCTCGGCGATTCCAAGGGCGGTCTGGCCCAGTGGTTCATGGCGCGCGACCCTGATGGCGAATCGCGTCTGAAGCAGATCCGTACCTTCCAGATGGGCACCACGCCGATCGTTGAAATCACCGCCGAAGAACGTCGCAAAGGCTTCATCGCCCTCGACGCCTCTGGCAAGCTCGGCGTGTTCCACAGCACCGCCCACCGCACCTTGCTGGTGGACCAGGTGGTAGAAGGCCAAGGGATCTTCGGTCTGTCGCCGCGGGCCAACCGCGTGATCGTGGAAGCGGGCGGCAAGATTCAACCGCTGCTGCTCGACAACCCGCACCCGGAGGTGTCCTGGAGCGCGCTGTGGAGCAAAGTCTGGTACGAGAACTACGACGAGCCGAAATACGTCTGGCAATCGACCGCCGCAAACACCGATTTCGAACCTAAATTGAGCCTGGCGCCCCTGACCTTCGGTACGTTGAAGGCCGCGTTCTACGCCATGCTGCTGGCCGCGCCACTGGCTGTGGCCGCTGCAATCTACACTGCGTACTTCATGGCCCCGGGCATGCGCCGCAAGGTCAAGCCGGTGATCGAGCTGATGGAAGCGATGCCGACGGTGATCCTCGGTTTCTTCGCCGGCCTGTTCCTCGCGCCTTATGTAGAGGGACATTTGCCGGGCATCTTCAGCCTGCTGATGCTCCTGCCGATCTGCATCCTGGTCGCCGGTTTTGTCTTCAGCCGCCTGCCTGAATCCATCCGCCTGAGGGTGCCGGACGGCTGGGAAAGCGCGATTTTGATCCCGGTGATCCTGTTCGTCGGCTGGCTCTCGCTGTACATGAGCCCGTACATGGAAACCTGGTTCTTTGGCGGTGACATGCGCATGTGGATCTCCCACGACCTGGGCATTACCTACGACCAGCGCAACGCTCTGGTGGTCGGTCTGGCCATGGGCTTCGCAGTAATCCCGAACATCTACTCCATCGCCGAAGACGCCGTGTTCAGCGTGCCTCGTGGCCTGACCCTGGGTTCCCTGGCCCTCGGTGCCACACCGTGGCAGACCATGACTCGCGTGGTGATCCTCACCGCCAGCCCGGGCATCTTCTCTGCGCTGATGATCGGCATGGGTCGTGCGGTCGGTGAAACCATGATCGTGCTGATGGCCACCGGTAACACCCCGGTCATGGAAATGAACCTGTTCGAAGGCCTGCGCACCCTGGCCGCCAACGTCGCGGTGGAAATGCCGGAGTCGGAAGTCGGCGGCAGCCACTACCGCGTGCTGTTCCTCTCGGCGCTGGTGCTGCTGCTGTTCACCTTCGTCATGAACACCCTCGCGGAGCTGATTCGTCAGCGTCTGCGCAAGAAATACTCGTCGCTTTAA